In a single window of the Aminomonas paucivorans DSM 12260 genome:
- a CDS encoding DJ-1/PfpI family protein, whose translation MTTVGFLAFPRMEELDFVGPYEVFGMAEEVCPGSFRPRVLGADLSPLRAYHGLRILPETSLEEAPKLDLLLVPGGDGRKEASRDPVVLDFLRRTARSGALVASVCTGAFVLAAAGLLEGKEATTHHHFYDELLGTFPGIRLVKRRWVRDGNVATAGGVTCGVDLSLALVAELAGRETALRCAEALQYPWEG comes from the coding sequence ATGACCACCGTGGGTTTTCTGGCGTTTCCCCGCATGGAGGAGCTGGACTTCGTGGGGCCCTACGAGGTCTTCGGCATGGCCGAGGAGGTGTGTCCCGGATCGTTCCGTCCCCGGGTGCTGGGGGCGGACCTTTCCCCCCTGCGGGCCTACCACGGCCTGAGGATCCTTCCGGAAACCTCCCTGGAGGAGGCCCCGAAGCTGGACCTGCTGCTGGTGCCCGGGGGGGACGGACGCAAGGAGGCCTCCCGGGACCCGGTCGTCCTGGATTTCCTCCGCCGCACCGCCCGGTCCGGGGCCCTGGTGGCGTCGGTGTGCACCGGCGCCTTCGTCCTGGCCGCTGCGGGGCTTCTGGAGGGGAAGGAGGCCACCACCCACCACCACTTCTACGACGAACTCCTCGGGACCTTCCCGGGGATCCGCCTGGTCAAGCGGCGCTGGGTGCGGGACGGCAACGTGGCCACCGCCGGAGGGGTCACCTGCGGCGTGGACCTGAGCCTCGCCCTGGTGGCGGAGCTGGCGGGTCGGGAGACGGCGCTCCGCTGCGCCGAAGCCCTTCAGTACCCCTGGGAGGGGTGA
- a CDS encoding type II toxin-antitoxin system PemK/MazF family toxin, with protein MRGDLVTVALQGDYGKPRPALVIQSDLFDQHPSVTLLPVTGTLRPTPIFRISVVPSPENGLGKPSQVMVDKAMTVPRERIGPRIGRLDEGTLLEVTRALAVFLGFA; from the coding sequence ATGCGGGGGGATCTGGTGACGGTGGCCCTGCAGGGCGACTACGGGAAGCCCCGTCCTGCCCTCGTGATCCAGTCGGATCTGTTCGACCAGCATCCTTCCGTGACCCTTCTCCCCGTCACCGGGACGCTGCGCCCCACCCCGATCTTCCGCATCTCCGTGGTCCCTTCGCCCGAAAACGGCCTCGGCAAGCCATCTCAGGTGATGGTCGACAAGGCGATGACCGTTCCTCGGGAGCGCATCGGTCCGAGGATAGGTCGCCTGGACGAGGGAACGCTGCTTGAGGTGACCCGGGCTCTGGCGGTCTTTCTGGGGTTTGCGTGA
- a CDS encoding antitoxin MazE family protein — protein sequence MGATARERVARHRKRLLAAGMRPLQIWVPDTRRPGFAQECRRQSTLLREDPLEREILAFLEEAANREDWD from the coding sequence ATGGGTGCGACGGCGAGAGAACGGGTTGCGCGACACAGGAAGCGGCTTTTGGCGGCGGGGATGAGGCCCTTGCAGATCTGGGTCCCCGACACGAGGCGTCCCGGCTTTGCTCAGGAGTGCCGTCGACAGTCCACCCTGCTGCGGGAGGATCCGCTGGAGAGGGAGATCCTGGCCTTTCTGGAGGAGGCGGCGAACAGGGAGGATTGGGATTGA
- the rmuC gene encoding DNA recombination protein RmuC, with translation MGVLLIGGVLAAGLMLAAVFAALGRMRHSSAALEQCARELLVRLQALEASVEKTERTLGEGLSAFREETRSAQREARAELQQGLTAFGETQARRLGEIGTLQKDQLDTFSSHLGELTRMNAAKLDAVRETVEGRLAALQEGNDARLEKMRQVVDEKLHATLEQRLGEAFASVSQRLEKVHQGLGEMKALATDVGDLKKVLSNVKTRGTWGEIQLGNLLEQILAPEQYALNVATRPGCAERVEFAIRLPGSDDRIGPVWLPLDSKFPQEDYLRLVAASEAGDGGAVQTARRQLEQRLLGEGRTIREKYLEPPYTTDFGVLYLPVEGLYAEALRIDGLCERLMREHRVVVAGPTTVAALLNSLQMGFRTLAIEKRSGEVWNLLGQVKTEFGKFGDVLDKTRKKIEEAGNALDGAAVRTRAIERRLRGVEALPSDALDQDLDALGSGEDR, from the coding sequence ATGGGGGTTCTGCTCATCGGAGGAGTCCTGGCGGCGGGCCTGATGCTGGCGGCGGTCTTCGCCGCCCTGGGACGCATGCGTCACAGCAGCGCCGCCCTGGAACAGTGCGCCCGGGAACTTCTGGTGCGCCTCCAGGCCCTGGAGGCCAGCGTGGAGAAGACGGAGCGCACCCTCGGGGAAGGCCTTTCGGCCTTCCGGGAGGAGACCCGAAGCGCCCAGAGGGAGGCCCGGGCGGAACTCCAGCAGGGCCTCACGGCTTTCGGAGAGACCCAGGCTCGGAGGCTGGGGGAGATCGGGACGCTGCAGAAGGACCAGCTGGACACCTTCTCCTCCCACCTGGGGGAGCTGACCCGGATGAACGCCGCCAAGCTGGACGCGGTGCGGGAGACCGTGGAGGGACGCCTGGCGGCCCTCCAGGAGGGCAACGACGCCCGGCTGGAGAAGATGCGCCAGGTGGTGGACGAGAAGCTCCACGCCACCCTGGAGCAGCGTCTGGGGGAGGCCTTCGCCAGCGTCTCCCAGCGGCTGGAGAAGGTGCACCAGGGACTGGGGGAGATGAAGGCCCTGGCCACCGACGTGGGGGACCTGAAGAAGGTCCTCTCCAACGTGAAGACCCGGGGGACCTGGGGGGAGATCCAGCTGGGGAACCTGCTGGAGCAGATCCTGGCGCCGGAGCAGTACGCCCTCAACGTGGCCACCCGCCCTGGGTGCGCCGAGCGGGTGGAGTTCGCCATCCGCCTCCCCGGGTCCGACGACCGCATCGGCCCCGTCTGGCTGCCCCTGGACTCCAAGTTCCCCCAGGAGGACTACCTGCGTCTCGTGGCCGCCTCCGAGGCGGGGGACGGGGGGGCGGTACAGACCGCCCGCCGCCAGCTGGAACAGCGCCTCCTGGGGGAGGGGCGGACCATCCGGGAGAAGTACCTGGAGCCCCCCTACACCACGGATTTCGGGGTGCTGTACCTTCCCGTGGAGGGGCTCTACGCCGAGGCCCTGCGCATCGACGGGCTCTGCGAACGCCTCATGCGGGAGCACCGGGTTGTGGTGGCGGGACCCACCACCGTGGCGGCGCTCCTCAACAGCCTCCAGATGGGCTTCCGCACCCTGGCCATCGAGAAGCGCTCCGGGGAGGTGTGGAATCTCCTGGGACAGGTGAAGACGGAGTTCGGCAAGTTCGGCGACGTGTTGGACAAGACCCGCAAGAAGATCGAGGAGGCGGGCAACGCCCTGGACGGGGCGGCGGTGCGCACCCGGGCCATCGAACGCCGGCTCCGGGGGGTGGAGGCCCTCCCCTCCGACGCCCTGGATCAGGACCTGGACGCCCTGGGGTCGGGGGAGGACCGTTGA
- a CDS encoding AEC family transporter, whose translation MKGIAILLPLGLVVALGALLRRRGLLPREVVPCLTGLLYWVALPALLLRTAASAGAEALGHPAFFLGVNLPFLAVPLLAWGIARWAHRGNRPRQAFSAFASIRANNVYLGLPAVTLAMGEPGVQALSAYLAAGLVGYNVASLAWAELVRTGRLDLPTLGRALGRLARNPLILSTLGGLACAAAGLERFPAPLDLPLKILGDTASGLALLSLGASLEFRALGRAVRSTLPDSLVKLLLHPALAWLCLLPFGLPRELVSASVLVSAMPHAVNCFIVAQEMDLDAPYAADAVLGSTLLSALSFPLWLAVLGLG comes from the coding sequence ATGAAGGGAATCGCCATCCTGCTGCCCCTGGGGCTCGTGGTCGCCCTGGGGGCCCTGCTTCGCCGACGAGGGCTCCTGCCCCGGGAGGTGGTGCCCTGCCTCACGGGGCTGCTCTACTGGGTGGCCCTCCCGGCGCTTCTGCTGCGCACCGCCGCCTCCGCGGGGGCGGAGGCCCTGGGACACCCCGCCTTCTTCCTGGGGGTGAACCTGCCCTTCCTGGCGGTGCCCCTCCTGGCCTGGGGGATCGCCCGGTGGGCACACCGGGGAAACCGGCCCCGGCAGGCCTTCTCCGCCTTCGCCTCCATCCGGGCCAACAACGTCTACCTGGGGCTGCCCGCGGTGACCCTGGCCATGGGAGAGCCGGGGGTACAGGCTCTGTCCGCCTATCTGGCGGCGGGGCTGGTGGGGTACAACGTGGCCTCCCTGGCCTGGGCGGAGCTGGTGCGCACGGGAAGGCTGGACCTTCCCACCCTGGGCAGGGCCCTGGGACGTCTGGCCCGCAACCCCCTGATCCTCTCCACCCTGGGGGGACTGGCCTGCGCCGCCGCGGGACTGGAACGCTTCCCCGCCCCCCTGGACCTGCCCCTGAAGATCCTGGGGGACACCGCCTCGGGGCTGGCACTGCTCTCCCTGGGGGCCTCCCTGGAGTTCCGCGCCCTGGGCAGGGCGGTGCGCTCCACCCTGCCGGACAGCCTGGTGAAGCTCCTGCTCCACCCCGCCCTGGCCTGGCTCTGCCTTCTGCCCTTCGGTCTGCCCCGGGAGCTGGTGTCCGCCTCGGTGCTGGTGTCCGCCATGCCCCACGCGGTGAACTGCTTCATCGTGGCCCAGGAGATGGACCTGGACGCCCCCTACGCCGCCGACGCGGTGCTGGGCTCCACCCTGCTCTCCGCCCTCAGCTTCCCCCTCTGGCTGGCGGTCCTGGGTCTGGGCTGA
- a CDS encoding glycosyltransferase family 2 protein: MRVGEALLKSGDIGQEDLDRALGIQKIWGSPIGTILMAQGIINGQQLARVLSEQSGLPYRNLVEEPPDPEAVSLGVRGVGEDFLRRRQMVPCEVGEGGVLGVALVNPEDREGLEELARRLGCPVEPFVTSDRDLYFALDRSFRKRYVDESVMGLFFRTPEESALVTFSGGQILFLGALVSLLAAAFWRDPTRTGTALFVAVNAFYLVSILFKLAASLQGARYEIQEQVSDEEVAALREEDLPVYTLLLPLYREPGVVPKLVEGIRNLDYPASRLDVKVLLEEDDPQTLQAFREARPPANFQIVRVPRSVPTTKPKACNYGLLFAKGEYLTIYDAEDVPERDQLKKAVAAFRKGPPELVCIQAALNYYNSEQNFLTRMFTLEYSYWFDYMLPGIEALRLPIPLGGTSNHFRTRVLRELGGWDPFNVTEDADLGVRAGAHRYRVATLNSTTYEEANSRLGNWLRQRSRWIKGYMQTYLVHMRHPLRLYRRIGGRAFWGFQLLIGGTCVTFLVNPLLWGLFLLWLTLRPEALSLLFPPGVFAMSTFCLVVGNALAIHLNMLAVFRRKLFRLTPYALLNPIYWLLHSLAAYKALWQLFTKPFYWEKTTHGLG, translated from the coding sequence ATGCGGGTGGGCGAGGCCCTGCTGAAAAGCGGGGACATCGGGCAGGAGGATCTGGACCGGGCCCTGGGAATCCAGAAGATCTGGGGGTCCCCCATCGGCACCATCCTCATGGCCCAGGGGATCATCAACGGGCAGCAGCTGGCCCGGGTTCTCTCGGAGCAGTCCGGCCTGCCCTACCGGAACCTGGTGGAGGAACCCCCGGACCCGGAGGCGGTGAGCCTGGGGGTCCGGGGGGTGGGGGAGGACTTCCTCCGCCGTCGCCAGATGGTGCCCTGCGAGGTGGGGGAGGGGGGCGTCCTGGGGGTGGCCCTGGTGAACCCGGAGGATCGGGAGGGACTGGAGGAACTGGCCCGTCGCCTGGGCTGTCCGGTGGAGCCCTTCGTCACCAGCGACCGGGATCTGTACTTCGCCCTGGACCGGAGCTTCCGAAAGCGCTACGTGGACGAGAGCGTCATGGGGCTCTTCTTCCGGACTCCCGAGGAGTCCGCCCTGGTGACCTTTTCGGGGGGGCAGATCCTCTTCCTGGGGGCCCTGGTCTCCCTGCTCGCGGCGGCGTTCTGGCGGGACCCGACCCGGACGGGGACGGCGCTTTTCGTGGCGGTGAACGCCTTCTATCTGGTGTCCATCCTGTTCAAGCTGGCCGCCTCCCTCCAGGGGGCGCGGTACGAGATCCAGGAACAGGTGTCCGACGAGGAGGTGGCGGCGCTTCGGGAGGAGGATCTGCCGGTCTACACCCTTCTGTTGCCCCTGTACCGGGAACCCGGGGTGGTGCCCAAGCTCGTGGAGGGCATCCGGAATCTGGACTACCCCGCCAGCCGCCTGGACGTGAAGGTGCTCCTGGAGGAGGACGACCCCCAGACCCTCCAGGCCTTCCGGGAGGCGCGGCCTCCGGCGAACTTTCAGATCGTCCGGGTCCCCCGTTCGGTGCCCACCACCAAGCCCAAGGCCTGCAACTACGGCCTCCTCTTCGCCAAGGGGGAGTACCTCACCATCTACGATGCGGAGGACGTGCCGGAGCGGGACCAGCTGAAGAAGGCCGTGGCGGCGTTCCGCAAGGGGCCGCCGGAGCTGGTGTGCATCCAGGCGGCCCTGAACTACTACAACAGCGAACAGAACTTCCTGACCCGCATGTTCACCCTGGAGTACTCCTACTGGTTCGACTACATGCTCCCGGGCATCGAAGCCCTGAGGCTGCCCATCCCCCTGGGGGGCACGTCGAACCACTTCCGCACCCGGGTGCTCCGGGAGCTGGGGGGGTGGGATCCCTTCAACGTGACGGAGGACGCGGACCTGGGGGTGCGGGCGGGGGCCCACCGCTACCGGGTGGCCACCCTCAACTCCACCACCTACGAGGAGGCCAACAGCCGCCTGGGCAACTGGCTGCGGCAGCGCTCCCGGTGGATCAAGGGGTACATGCAGACCTACCTGGTGCACATGCGCCACCCCCTGCGGCTCTACCGGCGCATCGGGGGCCGGGCCTTCTGGGGGTTCCAGCTGCTCATCGGAGGCACCTGCGTCACCTTCCTGGTGAACCCTCTCCTGTGGGGGCTGTTCCTCCTCTGGCTGACCCTGCGCCCCGAAGCCCTGTCCCTGCTCTTCCCCCCGGGGGTCTTCGCCATGTCCACCTTCTGCCTGGTGGTGGGCAACGCCCTGGCGATCCACCTCAACATGCTGGCGGTGTTCCGGCGGAAGCTCTTCCGCCTCACCCCCTACGCCCTCCTGAACCCGATCTACTGGCTGCTGCACTCCCTGGCGGCCTACAAGGCCCTGTGGCAGCTCTTCACCAAACCCTTCTACTGGGAGAAGACCACCCATGGACTGGGCTGA
- a CDS encoding cellulose biosynthesis cyclic di-GMP-binding regulatory protein BcsB: MKTGWKGWIAALLLGTSLLGVASAEERAVTLADLGYREGVSLEGPRGERTFYFPLPRGKVLPGSRVDLALSAPPGLAGDSVVLADLEGRPPVSRTLGGVSGEVRLSLPLDPARDGESGVSLRVRTRIHRTDDLCRDAFGGNLNVTLRPQTALVLRYAPLPVKTAADWVAALQNGVAVVLPDEPTPEEVASAVGLFARFSRRFPGRVFFLRGSEEAGAGVLPRVRVQTDPQSASGLRVEGGRDLLISGADGTALTAVARQVADLSLMGAAASAVLGVEESDSRKPEGIPSFLPLRGTLRGEGVLTAELEGTVYAASDASVPGAVELTLRGACSVPEDPRVPVQVDVLWNGALAASAALPGGRFDLKVPVPPELGIGPRNDLRLLFRYGKAGSPCRVQPALRRAELYPGSGARVTGSGSAARLGVVGFPLAMTGRGVLLVDRDLKGMGLAAAAHLWGALCATLPPDRFPFPEVRFLQEPGDLKGVGYAVAVSGKALPEGLKPDFPLTLTDASTLVRLPDRKVLFRGRPEVPLAVGQVGSLAGVPSLALQAVVRPEVLQRAGAWMEDPAHLGRLSGNVFLFQDPGRATVLDTREQLLRVEEEGKPAFPWYGYERFRPYVFFGAWVLLAALLARLYFGQNSRRRGAQEEKKRRFSDSESRDQE; this comes from the coding sequence ATGAAGACGGGCTGGAAAGGGTGGATCGCGGCGTTGTTGCTGGGGACCTCCCTGCTGGGGGTCGCCTCGGCGGAGGAACGGGCGGTGACCCTCGCGGACCTGGGCTATCGGGAGGGAGTCTCCCTGGAGGGTCCCCGGGGGGAGCGGACCTTCTACTTTCCCCTCCCCCGAGGCAAGGTCCTTCCCGGGAGCCGGGTGGATCTGGCCCTCTCCGCGCCTCCGGGGCTTGCGGGGGACAGCGTGGTCCTGGCGGACCTGGAGGGGCGTCCCCCGGTGTCCCGAACCCTGGGAGGCGTCTCCGGGGAGGTTCGCCTGAGCCTGCCTCTGGATCCCGCTCGGGATGGGGAGTCCGGGGTGTCCCTGCGGGTGCGCACCCGAATCCACCGGACCGACGACCTGTGTCGGGACGCCTTCGGGGGGAACCTGAACGTGACCCTCCGGCCCCAGACGGCCCTGGTGCTCCGGTACGCCCCCCTGCCGGTGAAGACCGCCGCGGACTGGGTGGCGGCGCTCCAGAACGGGGTGGCGGTGGTCCTCCCCGACGAGCCCACCCCGGAGGAGGTCGCCTCGGCGGTGGGCCTCTTCGCCCGGTTCTCCCGGCGCTTTCCCGGACGGGTCTTCTTCCTCCGGGGATCCGAGGAGGCCGGGGCGGGGGTCCTCCCCCGGGTACGGGTGCAGACGGATCCCCAGTCCGCTTCGGGGCTTCGGGTGGAGGGAGGGCGGGATCTCCTGATTTCCGGGGCCGACGGGACCGCCCTGACGGCGGTGGCCCGGCAGGTGGCGGACCTGTCCCTGATGGGAGCCGCCGCCTCGGCGGTCCTGGGGGTGGAGGAGTCGGATTCCCGCAAGCCCGAAGGGATTCCCTCCTTCCTGCCCCTCCGGGGGACCCTGCGGGGCGAGGGGGTCCTGACGGCGGAGCTGGAGGGGACGGTCTACGCCGCTTCGGACGCCTCCGTCCCGGGGGCGGTGGAGCTGACCCTTCGGGGGGCCTGCTCCGTCCCGGAGGACCCCCGGGTCCCCGTGCAGGTGGACGTGTTGTGGAACGGAGCCCTGGCGGCCAGCGCGGCCCTTCCCGGGGGGCGGTTCGACCTGAAGGTCCCGGTTCCCCCGGAGCTGGGGATCGGTCCCCGCAACGATCTGCGGCTGCTCTTCCGCTACGGGAAGGCGGGCAGCCCCTGTCGGGTGCAGCCCGCCCTGCGCCGGGCGGAGCTCTACCCGGGCAGCGGTGCCCGGGTGACCGGCTCCGGATCGGCGGCGCGTCTGGGAGTTGTCGGGTTCCCCCTGGCCATGACGGGGCGGGGCGTCCTGCTGGTGGATCGGGACCTGAAGGGGATGGGCCTGGCCGCGGCGGCGCACCTTTGGGGTGCTCTCTGCGCCACCCTTCCCCCGGACCGGTTCCCCTTCCCGGAGGTCCGCTTCCTCCAGGAGCCCGGGGACCTGAAGGGGGTGGGGTACGCGGTGGCCGTTTCAGGGAAGGCCCTCCCGGAGGGGCTGAAGCCGGACTTTCCCCTCACCCTCACCGACGCCTCCACCCTGGTCCGCCTGCCGGACCGGAAGGTCCTCTTCAGGGGACGCCCGGAGGTTCCCCTGGCGGTGGGGCAGGTGGGAAGCCTTGCCGGGGTGCCCTCCCTGGCGCTGCAGGCGGTGGTCCGTCCGGAGGTGCTCCAGAGGGCGGGGGCGTGGATGGAGGATCCGGCCCATCTGGGGCGGCTTTCGGGGAACGTCTTCCTCTTCCAGGACCCCGGGCGGGCCACGGTGCTGGATACCCGGGAGCAGCTCCTCCGGGTGGAGGAGGAGGGCAAGCCCGCGTTCCCCTGGTACGGGTACGAGCGGTTCCGCCCCTACGTGTTCTTCGGCGCCTGGGTGCTCCTGGCGGCGCTGCTGGCGCGGCTGTACTTCGGCCAGAACTCCCGGCGCCGGGGGGCCCAGGAGGAGAAGAAGCGCCGGTTCTCCGACTCGGAGTCGCGGGATCAGGAGTGA
- a CDS encoding mannose-1-phosphate guanylyltransferase, whose translation MPSILILAGGEGVRFWPRSTRSRPKQFLPLAGGDRVMAARTWDRAVALVGEERVFLVTGERHEPLVRQFLPEVPEPQILLEPEGRSTAAAVLLGCARIASLRGEGEVVAVLPSDHRIADERRFRSLLEVALTWGNSGRMLFFGVPPTRPETGFGYLRIRPLPVRGIFQGVGFVEKPSEEEARDLIRGGEVLWNTGIYVFQVRRLAELAGRIDPRLREGYEGFLRAWRDRDGEERKRVHRSLPAISLEYALLSRLSSFFVLPGDFGWDDLGDWRSLERIRPRDRDGNVSAGRAALLECRDCIVDEGSQRVALFGVRDLVVAACPEGVLVCPRDRVGELRRLVDHLKESGRADWT comes from the coding sequence ATGCCTTCGATCCTGATCCTGGCGGGAGGAGAGGGGGTGCGTTTCTGGCCTCGCAGCACCCGGTCCCGTCCCAAACAGTTCCTTCCCCTGGCGGGAGGGGATCGGGTCATGGCGGCCCGAACCTGGGACCGGGCGGTAGCCCTGGTGGGAGAGGAACGGGTTTTCCTGGTGACGGGGGAGCGTCACGAGCCCCTCGTCCGGCAGTTCCTTCCCGAGGTCCCGGAGCCCCAGATCCTCCTGGAGCCGGAAGGACGCAGCACCGCCGCAGCGGTGCTGCTGGGATGCGCCCGCATCGCCTCCCTCCGCGGGGAGGGAGAGGTGGTGGCGGTGCTTCCCTCGGACCACCGCATCGCCGACGAACGGCGCTTCCGGTCCCTTCTGGAGGTGGCCCTGACCTGGGGAAACTCCGGGCGGATGCTCTTCTTTGGGGTGCCTCCCACCCGTCCCGAGACGGGGTTCGGGTACCTGCGGATTCGTCCCCTTCCGGTCCGAGGCATCTTCCAGGGGGTGGGATTCGTGGAGAAGCCCTCGGAGGAAGAGGCCCGGGACCTGATCCGGGGTGGGGAGGTCCTGTGGAACACGGGGATCTACGTCTTCCAGGTGCGGCGGCTGGCGGAGCTGGCGGGGCGGATCGATCCCCGGCTCCGGGAGGGGTACGAGGGGTTCCTTCGGGCCTGGAGGGATCGGGACGGGGAGGAGCGGAAGCGGGTGCACCGGTCCCTCCCGGCGATCTCCCTGGAATACGCCCTGCTTTCGAGGCTCTCGTCCTTCTTTGTGCTCCCCGGGGACTTCGGCTGGGACGACCTGGGAGATTGGCGCTCCCTGGAGCGGATCCGGCCCCGGGATCGGGACGGCAACGTCTCCGCCGGAAGGGCGGCGTTGCTGGAGTGCCGGGACTGCATCGTGGACGAGGGCTCCCAGAGGGTGGCCCTCTTCGGAGTGCGGGATCTGGTGGTGGCGGCGTGCCCCGAGGGGGTGCTGGTGTGCCCTCGGGATCGGGTGGGGGAACTGCGCCGCCTGGTGGATCACCTGAAGGAATCGGGTCGAGCGGACTGGACCTGA
- a CDS encoding glycoside hydrolase family 5 protein produces MRRLAAVCCVLWLGWAGIAGGAPRFPMEAGPGVNLSGIFAQSPRDPRVWGERLVSLPTERILRAGFRVVRLPVDPEALWDGEGRLLTDRVAAVTEAVERWVRGGLVVVVDLHPYPHMVREILRGGDAAARHRRLLSSLARRLGTLREDRVVLEPLNEPFDVPAKRWSRLQEGYLRAVRAEAPRLWVGLSGARWGSLEGLLELDPPKEDRLVAGFHYYDPHPFTHQGADWGPGAWRELRDVPYPPRGTPKEALSPEVRGLLRDYASRSWGEGPHRAALDAARKWSDRTGIPVWCAEFGATASSPPADRARWLGEVRRALESLGVPWCVWEGRGTFGVLDRPREAERLRRALGVSLRGFTGGTR; encoded by the coding sequence GTGAGACGGCTGGCGGCGGTGTGCTGCGTCCTGTGGCTGGGGTGGGCCGGGATTGCGGGGGGGGCTCCCCGCTTTCCCATGGAAGCGGGACCGGGGGTGAACCTCTCGGGGATCTTCGCCCAGTCCCCCCGAGATCCCCGGGTCTGGGGGGAGCGGCTGGTCTCCCTGCCGACGGAACGGATCCTTCGGGCGGGGTTTCGGGTGGTGCGCCTGCCCGTGGATCCCGAGGCCCTCTGGGACGGGGAGGGACGTCTTCTGACGGATCGGGTCGCCGCGGTGACGGAGGCGGTGGAGCGTTGGGTCCGGGGAGGGCTCGTGGTGGTGGTGGACCTTCATCCCTATCCCCATATGGTCCGGGAGATCCTTCGGGGGGGCGACGCCGCGGCGCGGCACCGCCGGCTTCTCTCTTCCCTGGCGAGGCGGCTGGGGACCCTTCGGGAGGACCGGGTGGTGCTGGAACCCCTGAACGAACCCTTCGACGTTCCCGCGAAACGGTGGTCCCGGCTCCAGGAGGGGTACCTCCGGGCGGTGCGGGCCGAAGCGCCCCGTCTCTGGGTGGGGCTTTCCGGGGCCCGTTGGGGGAGCCTGGAGGGTCTGCTGGAGCTGGATCCCCCCAAGGAGGACAGGCTGGTGGCGGGGTTCCACTACTACGATCCCCACCCCTTCACCCACCAGGGGGCCGACTGGGGGCCCGGGGCCTGGAGGGAGCTGCGGGACGTTCCCTATCCCCCGAGGGGAACGCCGAAGGAGGCTCTTTCCCCGGAAGTTCGGGGGCTCCTGCGGGATTATGCCTCCCGTTCCTGGGGGGAGGGTCCGCATCGAGCCGCCCTGGATGCGGCCCGGAAGTGGAGCGACAGAACGGGCATTCCGGTCTGGTGCGCCGAGTTCGGTGCCACCGCCTCCTCCCCCCCTGCGGACCGGGCCCGGTGGCTCGGGGAGGTTCGCAGGGCCCTGGAATCCCTGGGGGTGCCCTGGTGCGTCTGGGAGGGGCGGGGGACCTTCGGCGTCCTGGATCGCCCTCGGGAAGCGGAGAGGCTTCGCCGAGCCCTGGGGGTTTCCCTTCGCGGGTTTACCGGTGGAACGCGATAG
- the nfi gene encoding deoxyribonuclease V (cleaves DNA at apurinic or apyrimidinic sites): MNPLLPDPALPRDLSALAALQRELASRVIREDRFPDPLRLLGGLDCAAPRRDGKTFLVAAAVVLRAEDLTPVEQVTATLPAPFPYIPGFLSFRELPALLEAAGRLRHVPDLWLVDGAGIAHPRRLGLAAHFGAALDVPSIGVAKSRLMGTYQEPGWERGSASPLWDRGEALGWVLRSRRGVKPLFVSPGHRVSLTGSLLWTLRACGRCRLPEPTRLADRLSKTPG; encoded by the coding sequence ATGAACCCCCTCCTCCCCGACCCTGCCTTGCCCCGGGACCTGTCCGCCCTGGCGGCGCTCCAGAGGGAACTGGCCTCCCGGGTGATCCGGGAGGATCGCTTTCCCGACCCCCTCCGCCTGCTGGGGGGGCTGGACTGCGCCGCCCCCCGAAGGGACGGGAAGACCTTTCTGGTGGCGGCGGCGGTGGTCCTCCGAGCGGAGGACCTGACGCCGGTGGAGCAGGTCACCGCCACCCTGCCCGCTCCGTTTCCCTACATTCCCGGGTTTCTCTCCTTCCGGGAGCTTCCGGCGCTGCTGGAGGCGGCAGGGAGGCTGCGGCACGTGCCGGACCTGTGGCTGGTGGACGGGGCGGGGATTGCCCACCCCCGGAGACTGGGGCTGGCGGCGCACTTCGGGGCGGCCCTGGACGTGCCCTCCATCGGCGTGGCCAAGAGCCGCCTGATGGGGACCTATCAGGAACCGGGGTGGGAACGAGGAAGCGCCTCCCCCCTCTGGGACCGGGGAGAGGCGCTGGGTTGGGTGCTGCGAAGCCGGAGGGGCGTCAAACCCCTCTTCGTGAGCCCGGGACACCGGGTTTCCCTCACCGGGAGCCTCCTGTGGACCCTGCGGGCCTGCGGGCGCTGTCGCCTGCCCGAGCCGACCCGGCTGGCGGACCGGCTCTCCAAGACACCAGGCTAA